Proteins found in one Sorghum bicolor cultivar BTx623 chromosome 1, Sorghum_bicolor_NCBIv3, whole genome shotgun sequence genomic segment:
- the LOC8061394 gene encoding protein BCCIP homolog isoform X2 — protein MPGGRKRPAPFAGFSPFARSLIFSASTSSCPKALPLPDASTSDADAETPRQDNMPRPPSKRAKLTEPSSDEVEDRGSSGSEEESFSTSGSDDGEDSSEELETVQADFAFFDPKPSDFHGVRLLLKTYLDSKPWDLTGFVDLILAQTTVGTVVKLADDDDEEGEGNGAEKANSSNNTDDDDLFGLISVLNLGRHAEQKCIKDLKEYLLAVCADKGTKKQLRSLLEDKASSVGLLVCRRFVNFPYELVPKLYDALFDEVSWATEDEPTKELRDSFRFKQYLLVVRMLERKTPAKHKSKKSKDDDEPVIYPKLEDEIFHKLSSWSFTFPIRSEQSAQQEMKDYKEMGLVMAIKADVVPKFRKKLEDLVSE, from the exons ATGCCCGGCGGCCGAAAGCGTCCGGCCCCGTTCGCCGGCTTCTCCCCCTTTGCTCGCTCCCTCATCTTCTCCGCCAGCACCTCAAGCTGTCCAAAAGCGCTCCCCCTTCCCGACGCTTCCACCTCCGACGCCGACGCTGAAACCCCTCGCCAAG ACAACATGCCGCGGCCGCCGTCCAAGCGCGCGAAGCTGACCGAGCCCTCcagcgacgaggtggaggacCGCGGCAGCAGCGGAAgcgaagaggaaagcttcaGCACCAGCGGCAGCGACGACGGCGAGGATTCGTCGGAGGAG CTTGAGACGGTGCAAGCGGACTTCGCCTTCTTCGACCCCAAGCCGAGCGACTTTCATGGCGTCAGGCTGCTGCTCAAGACGTACCTCGACTCCAAGCCCTGGGACCTCACCGGCTTCGTTGACCTTATCCTGGCACAGACGACAGTAGGCACGGTCGTCAAGTTggctgatgacgacgacgaggaaggGGAAGGAAACGGTGCTGAGAAGGCCAATTCCAGTAACAACACTGACGATGATGATCTGTTTGGTCTCATTAGTGTGCTCAATTTGGGACGACACGCT GAGCAAAAATGCATTAAGGACCTTAAGGAGTATCTGCTTGCTGTCTGTGCCGACAAGGGTACTAAGAAGCAGCTCAGGTCTCTGCTCGAAGATAAAGCATCAAGTGTGGGCCTTCTGGTGTGTCGCCGCTTTGTGAATTTCCCTTATGAACTCGTGCCTAAGCTGTATGACGCACTCTTCGACGAGGTTTCCTGGGCAACAGAAGATGAG CCAACAAAAGAACTTCGGGACTCCTTCCGGTTCAAGCAGTACCTGTTGGTTGTCAGAATGCTCGAG AGGAAAACCCCTGCAAAACATAAATCAAAGAAGAGcaaagatgatgatgaacctgttatcTATCCAAAGTTAGAAGATGAAATTTTTCACAAG CTTAGCTCATGGTCTTTCACTTTTCCAATACGTTCTGAGCAGTCAGCTCAACAGGAG ATGAAAGATTACAAAGAGATGGGCTTAGTGATGGCAATTAAAGCTGACGTAGTTCCAAAGTTCCGAAAGAAGTTGGAAGATTTGGTGTCCGAGTAG
- the LOC8061394 gene encoding protein BCCIP homolog isoform X1 — MPGGRKRPAPFAGFSPFARSLIFSASTSSCPKALPLPDASTSDADAETPRQDNMPRPPSKRAKLTEPSSDEVEDRGSSGSEEESFSTSGSDDGEDSSEEVTAYLELLETVQADFAFFDPKPSDFHGVRLLLKTYLDSKPWDLTGFVDLILAQTTVGTVVKLADDDDEEGEGNGAEKANSSNNTDDDDLFGLISVLNLGRHAEQKCIKDLKEYLLAVCADKGTKKQLRSLLEDKASSVGLLVCRRFVNFPYELVPKLYDALFDEVSWATEDEPTKELRDSFRFKQYLLVVRMLERKTPAKHKSKKSKDDDEPVIYPKLEDEIFHKLSSWSFTFPIRSEQSAQQEMKDYKEMGLVMAIKADVVPKFRKKLEDLVSE; from the exons ATGCCCGGCGGCCGAAAGCGTCCGGCCCCGTTCGCCGGCTTCTCCCCCTTTGCTCGCTCCCTCATCTTCTCCGCCAGCACCTCAAGCTGTCCAAAAGCGCTCCCCCTTCCCGACGCTTCCACCTCCGACGCCGACGCTGAAACCCCTCGCCAAG ACAACATGCCGCGGCCGCCGTCCAAGCGCGCGAAGCTGACCGAGCCCTCcagcgacgaggtggaggacCGCGGCAGCAGCGGAAgcgaagaggaaagcttcaGCACCAGCGGCAGCGACGACGGCGAGGATTCGTCGGAGGAGGTGACCGCCTACCTGGAACTT CTTGAGACGGTGCAAGCGGACTTCGCCTTCTTCGACCCCAAGCCGAGCGACTTTCATGGCGTCAGGCTGCTGCTCAAGACGTACCTCGACTCCAAGCCCTGGGACCTCACCGGCTTCGTTGACCTTATCCTGGCACAGACGACAGTAGGCACGGTCGTCAAGTTggctgatgacgacgacgaggaaggGGAAGGAAACGGTGCTGAGAAGGCCAATTCCAGTAACAACACTGACGATGATGATCTGTTTGGTCTCATTAGTGTGCTCAATTTGGGACGACACGCT GAGCAAAAATGCATTAAGGACCTTAAGGAGTATCTGCTTGCTGTCTGTGCCGACAAGGGTACTAAGAAGCAGCTCAGGTCTCTGCTCGAAGATAAAGCATCAAGTGTGGGCCTTCTGGTGTGTCGCCGCTTTGTGAATTTCCCTTATGAACTCGTGCCTAAGCTGTATGACGCACTCTTCGACGAGGTTTCCTGGGCAACAGAAGATGAG CCAACAAAAGAACTTCGGGACTCCTTCCGGTTCAAGCAGTACCTGTTGGTTGTCAGAATGCTCGAG AGGAAAACCCCTGCAAAACATAAATCAAAGAAGAGcaaagatgatgatgaacctgttatcTATCCAAAGTTAGAAGATGAAATTTTTCACAAG CTTAGCTCATGGTCTTTCACTTTTCCAATACGTTCTGAGCAGTCAGCTCAACAGGAG ATGAAAGATTACAAAGAGATGGGCTTAGTGATGGCAATTAAAGCTGACGTAGTTCCAAAGTTCCGAAAGAAGTTGGAAGATTTGGTGTCCGAGTAG